A region of Bradyrhizobium sp. SZCCHNS1050 DNA encodes the following proteins:
- a CDS encoding glutathione S-transferase, translating to MLTVHHLNNSRSQRVLWLLEELGVPYEIIRYERQPDMRAPKELRAIHPLGKSPVITDDGNTVAESGAIVEYLIETYGEGRLIPPPKTPERLRYSYWLHYAEGSAMPLLLLKLLFNIMPKRAPALLRPIVRKVSNQALSTLVNPQLKQHMAFWESELQKSEWFAGDSFTAADIQMSFPLQAAASRGGLEQGHPRAMDFLARIEERPAYKIALEKGGPYEVGR from the coding sequence ATGCTGACCGTTCACCACCTCAACAATTCCCGCTCGCAACGCGTGCTCTGGCTGCTCGAGGAGCTCGGCGTGCCCTACGAGATCATTCGCTACGAGCGCCAGCCGGACATGCGCGCGCCCAAGGAGCTGCGCGCCATCCATCCGCTCGGCAAGTCGCCCGTGATCACCGACGACGGCAACACGGTCGCGGAGTCCGGCGCGATCGTCGAATATCTGATCGAGACCTATGGCGAGGGACGGCTGATCCCGCCGCCGAAGACGCCGGAGCGGCTGCGCTATTCGTACTGGCTGCACTACGCCGAGGGCTCGGCGATGCCGCTGCTGCTGCTGAAGCTGCTGTTCAACATCATGCCGAAGCGCGCGCCGGCGCTGCTCCGTCCGATCGTGCGCAAGGTGTCGAACCAGGCCTTGAGCACGCTGGTCAATCCGCAATTGAAGCAGCACATGGCGTTCTGGGAAAGCGAGCTGCAGAAGAGCGAGTGGTTTGCGGGCGATTCGTTCACCGCGGCCGACATCCAAATGAGCTTCCCGCTGCAGGCGGCGGCATCGCGCGGCGGCCTGGAGCAGGGCCATCCGCGGGCGATGGATTTCCTCGCCCGCATCGAGGAACGGCCGGCCTACAAGATCGCGCTGGAGAAGGGCGGGCCCTACGAGGTCGGCCGCTGA
- the panE gene encoding 2-dehydropantoate 2-reductase, which translates to MRILVVGAGAIGGYFGGRLLQSGADVTFLVRPRRAAELASAGLVIRSPTGDVTLPNPPTVQADGLKQHFDVVLLSCKAFDLDDAIGSFAPAVGPDTAIIPMLNGMKHLDVLDARFGRARVLGGLCAIAATLNEQREVVQLQPMQSLSFGERDGGSSERVRAIFEIFQRGNFNASASENIMQDMWEKWVFLSSLAASTTLMRGPVGVILTAPGGKDFLLGMLDECSATAAAAGYPPAGAFFQRVSGMLTAEGSPMTASMFRDLRAGLPVEADHVIGDLVARADAAKVPVPRLRISYTQLKVYEAQRQS; encoded by the coding sequence ATGCGTATTCTCGTCGTCGGCGCCGGCGCCATCGGCGGCTATTTCGGCGGCCGGCTGCTGCAGTCCGGAGCCGATGTCACATTCCTGGTCCGCCCGCGGCGCGCGGCTGAGCTCGCCAGTGCCGGCCTCGTGATCCGCAGTCCGACCGGTGACGTCACCTTGCCCAATCCGCCGACGGTGCAGGCGGACGGTTTGAAGCAACACTTCGACGTCGTGCTGCTGAGCTGCAAGGCCTTCGATCTCGACGACGCGATCGGCTCGTTTGCACCGGCGGTGGGACCTGACACCGCGATCATTCCGATGCTCAACGGCATGAAGCACCTCGACGTGCTCGACGCCAGGTTCGGGCGCGCGCGCGTGCTCGGCGGGCTCTGCGCCATCGCCGCGACCTTGAACGAACAGCGCGAGGTGGTGCAGCTGCAGCCGATGCAGTCGCTGAGCTTCGGCGAGCGCGACGGCGGATCGTCGGAGCGCGTCCGCGCGATCTTCGAAATTTTCCAGCGCGGCAATTTCAATGCGTCGGCCAGCGAGAACATCATGCAGGACATGTGGGAGAAGTGGGTGTTCCTGTCCTCGCTCGCCGCGTCGACCACCTTGATGCGCGGGCCGGTCGGCGTGATCCTGACCGCGCCGGGCGGCAAGGATTTCCTGCTCGGCATGCTCGACGAATGCAGCGCCACCGCTGCGGCCGCCGGCTACCCTCCGGCCGGCGCCTTCTTCCAGCGTGTCTCCGGCATGCTCACGGCGGAGGGATCACCGATGACCGCCTCGATGTTCCGCGATCTCCGCGCCGGCCTGCCGGTCGAGGCCGATCACGTCATCGGCGATCTCGTCGCCCGCGCCGATGCCGCCAAGGTCCCGGTGCCACGGCTGCGCATATCCTACACCCAGCTGAAGGTGTACGAGGCTCAGCGGCAAAGTTGA
- a CDS encoding DUF2239 family protein, with amino-acid sequence MDTFTAFAGQTRVAAGPLPKVALVLKHAAPNTEPIVIFSDRTGQPIDLDLRGSDREILARLPVDAGAVADQPTSGPRGRGRPKLGVVAREVTLLPQHWDWLNAQPGGASVALRKLVHEARRVSGDTDRAREARDAAYHFMSGIGSNLPQFEEASRALFAGDLGRFAALIADWPADIRDHAVALANRHRAD; translated from the coding sequence ATGGACACTTTCACCGCGTTTGCCGGCCAGACCCGGGTCGCCGCCGGGCCGCTGCCCAAGGTGGCGCTGGTGCTGAAACACGCCGCGCCGAACACCGAGCCGATCGTGATCTTCAGCGACCGCACCGGGCAGCCGATCGACCTCGATCTGCGCGGCAGCGACCGGGAGATCCTGGCGCGCCTGCCGGTCGACGCCGGCGCGGTCGCAGACCAGCCGACGAGCGGGCCGCGCGGCCGCGGCCGGCCGAAGCTCGGGGTCGTGGCCCGCGAGGTCACCTTGCTGCCGCAGCACTGGGACTGGCTGAACGCGCAGCCGGGCGGCGCCTCGGTGGCATTGCGCAAGCTGGTCCACGAGGCCCGCCGCGTCAGCGGCGACACCGACCGCGCCCGCGAGGCGCGCGACGCGGCCTATCACTTCATGTCGGGGATCGGTAGCAACCTGCCGCAATTCGAGGAGGCCTCCCGGGCGCTGTTCGCCGGCGATCTCGGCCGCTTCGCCGCGCTGATCGCGGACTGGCCGGCCGACATCCGCGACCATGCGGTGGCGCTCGCAAATCGCCACAGGGCCGATTGA
- a CDS encoding MFS transporter, whose product MAVITIETSGPADGRIYPGRAAVVSWIFFDWAAQPYFTLITTFVFAPYFAAHVAPDAASGQALWGFATAAAGIVIALLSPVFGAIADATGRRKPWIAAFGAMLVIGASLMWIGRPGAPELIPPLLAAYVIATIGVEFATVFNNAMMPTLVPPERIGRLSGTGWATGYVGGILSLVIVLGFLAANPDSGRTLFGFKPLFGLDPVSHEGDRISGPLTGLWFIVFVLPMFLFTPDFPARHRLRAAVGEGLGQLKQTLRSLPQQRDVALFLLANMIYTDGLVSLFAFGGIYAAGTFGWNTIQIGTFGIILAAAGTFGGWLGGKLDDFLGPKRVIAGSMTLLLLAIIAILMVSRDSVLFISVTPAVPGGPLFASLPERAYLLLGCVIGACGAPLQAASRSLLIRMVPKERVAQYFGLFALTGKVTSFIGPLLIGIITAATASQKAGMAVLVPFFAAGLLLLARVNSGGRAGQGA is encoded by the coding sequence ATGGCCGTCATCACGATCGAGACCTCTGGCCCTGCCGACGGCCGAATCTATCCCGGGCGCGCGGCCGTCGTCAGCTGGATCTTCTTCGATTGGGCGGCGCAGCCCTATTTCACGCTGATCACGACCTTCGTCTTCGCGCCCTATTTCGCTGCGCATGTCGCGCCGGACGCGGCGAGCGGCCAGGCGCTGTGGGGCTTTGCGACCGCCGCGGCCGGCATCGTCATCGCGCTGCTGTCACCGGTGTTCGGCGCCATCGCCGATGCCACCGGGCGCCGCAAGCCGTGGATCGCGGCGTTCGGCGCGATGCTGGTGATCGGCGCCTCGCTGATGTGGATCGGGCGTCCCGGCGCGCCCGAGCTGATCCCGCCGCTGCTCGCGGCCTATGTGATCGCCACCATCGGGGTCGAGTTCGCCACCGTGTTCAACAACGCGATGATGCCGACCCTGGTGCCGCCGGAACGCATCGGCCGGCTGTCCGGCACCGGATGGGCCACCGGCTATGTCGGCGGCATCCTCTCGCTCGTCATCGTGCTCGGCTTTCTCGCCGCCAATCCCGACAGCGGCCGCACGCTGTTTGGATTCAAGCCGCTGTTCGGGCTCGATCCCGTGAGCCATGAAGGCGACCGCATCTCCGGTCCGCTCACCGGGCTCTGGTTCATCGTGTTCGTATTGCCGATGTTCCTGTTCACACCGGACTTTCCGGCGCGGCACCGGCTGCGCGCGGCCGTGGGCGAGGGGCTTGGTCAACTGAAGCAGACGCTGCGCAGCCTGCCGCAGCAGCGCGACGTTGCGCTCTTTCTCCTCGCCAACATGATCTACACCGATGGGCTGGTGTCGCTGTTCGCTTTCGGCGGCATCTATGCCGCCGGCACGTTCGGCTGGAACACGATCCAGATCGGCACCTTCGGCATCATCCTCGCCGCCGCCGGCACGTTCGGCGGCTGGCTCGGCGGCAAGCTGGATGACTTTCTCGGGCCGAAGCGCGTGATCGCCGGCAGCATGACGCTGCTGCTGCTCGCGATCATCGCGATTCTCATGGTGAGCCGTGATTCGGTTCTGTTCATTTCGGTTACGCCGGCCGTGCCGGGCGGCCCGCTGTTCGCTTCGCTGCCGGAGCGCGCCTATCTCTTGCTCGGCTGCGTCATCGGCGCCTGCGGCGCGCCGCTGCAGGCGGCCTCGCGCTCGCTGCTGATCCGCATGGTGCCCAAGGAGCGCGTCGCGCAGTATTTCGGCCTGTTCGCGCTCACCGGCAAGGTGACGTCGTTCATCGGCCCGCTGCTGATCGGCATCATCACCGCGGCCACCGCGAGCCAGAAGGCGGGCATGGCCGTGCTGGTGCCGTTCTTTGCGGCGGGATTGCTGTTGCTGGCGCGGGTGAATTCAGGTGGTCGTGCGGGGCAGGGCGCCTGA
- a CDS encoding SDR family NAD(P)-dependent oxidoreductase translates to MQQRNATVAVVGAGDYIGAEIVKKFASEGFTVFAGRRNGDKLAPLVAEVESAGGRIVARSLDARKEDETTAFLNDADKHAPLEVVIFNVGANVNFPILETTDRVFRKVWEMACWAGFVTGREAARLMLPRGGGKIFFTGATASLRGGAGFAAFASAKFGLRAVAQAMARELMPQNIHVAHLIIDSGVDTAWVRERRAQLWGQEALDNPDLLMPPSSVAGAYWQLYQQPKSAWTFEMEIRPFGEKW, encoded by the coding sequence ATGCAGCAGCGCAACGCCACCGTCGCGGTCGTCGGGGCCGGCGACTACATCGGCGCCGAGATCGTCAAGAAGTTCGCGTCCGAAGGCTTCACGGTGTTCGCCGGCCGCCGCAATGGCGACAAGCTCGCGCCGCTGGTCGCGGAGGTCGAGAGCGCCGGCGGGCGGATCGTGGCGCGCTCGCTCGATGCCCGCAAGGAGGACGAGACCACCGCCTTCCTCAACGACGCCGACAAGCATGCGCCGCTGGAGGTCGTGATCTTCAATGTCGGCGCCAACGTCAACTTCCCGATCCTCGAGACGACGGACCGCGTGTTCCGCAAGGTCTGGGAGATGGCGTGCTGGGCCGGCTTCGTCACCGGGCGCGAGGCCGCCCGGCTGATGCTGCCGCGCGGCGGCGGCAAGATCTTCTTCACCGGCGCGACCGCCTCGCTGCGCGGCGGCGCCGGCTTCGCCGCCTTCGCCTCCGCCAAGTTCGGCCTCCGCGCGGTGGCGCAGGCGATGGCGCGCGAACTGATGCCGCAGAACATCCATGTCGCCCATCTGATCATCGATTCCGGCGTCGACACCGCCTGGGTGCGCGAGCGCCGCGCCCAGCTCTGGGGCCAGGAGGCGCTGGACAATCCCGACCTGCTGATGCCGCCGTCCTCGGTTGCCGGCGCCTATTGGCAGCTCTACCAGCAGCCGAAGAGCGCCTGGACCTTCGAAATGGAGATCCGGCCGTTTGGCGAGAAGTGGTAG
- a CDS encoding serine hydrolase, with protein MHLRRFVVGLLVFAALLVAGWLTYRPDRALRVATSAVAEMICAKTYVSGFDPQTVFAETMERPGLRRLRAVMRYRVEPDMRMVEASLLGLHATRATYHDGLGCVTLQGQKPPYVPHTDVAALRAAAPAPALPDFADNTAVEPSDPALKAALDHAFEEPANPPFRRTKAVVVVKDGRLVAERYAPNIGVDTPLLGFSMTKTVTNALLGILTRQGRLSPSVPAPVAEWREAGDPRHDITIEQLMRMTSGLALDETNSGFDPSSQMDIHRDMAAFAVHAPLIAPPGQRWAYSSASTQILARIIRDAAGGPEQAIELAWRELFHPLGMRSATLQFDGTGTLQGYGNMLASARDWAKLGLLYLGDGVAGDKRILPEGWVAMSAAATLDTDYGAGLWTNRSQHFHALGRARAGIPADAFFAFGLLGQRLVIMPSQRMVVVRLGDSVDPDGDIKGVARLVREVIAATAAPATAAK; from the coding sequence GTGCATTTGCGAAGATTCGTGGTCGGTCTGCTGGTGTTTGCGGCCCTGCTGGTGGCGGGGTGGCTCACCTATCGGCCTGACCGGGCGCTGCGCGTCGCGACCAGCGCGGTCGCCGAGATGATCTGCGCCAAGACCTACGTCTCCGGCTTCGATCCGCAAACGGTGTTTGCGGAGACCATGGAACGGCCCGGTCTGCGCCGGCTGCGGGCCGTGATGCGCTACCGGGTGGAGCCGGACATGCGCATGGTGGAGGCGTCGCTGCTCGGCCTGCACGCCACCCGGGCCACGTATCATGACGGTCTCGGTTGCGTGACGCTCCAGGGCCAGAAGCCGCCTTACGTGCCTCACACCGACGTCGCTGCGCTGCGTGCCGCGGCGCCCGCTCCCGCGTTGCCCGACTTCGCGGACAACACGGCGGTGGAGCCCAGCGATCCCGCGCTGAAGGCAGCGCTCGATCACGCCTTCGAGGAGCCGGCCAACCCGCCGTTCCGCCGCACCAAGGCGGTCGTCGTCGTCAAGGACGGTCGCCTGGTCGCGGAGCGCTATGCGCCGAACATCGGCGTCGATACGCCGCTCCTGGGCTTCTCGATGACCAAGACGGTCACCAATGCGCTGCTGGGCATCCTCACCCGGCAGGGCAGACTGAGCCCGTCGGTCCCGGCGCCGGTTGCGGAATGGCGCGAAGCCGGAGATCCGCGCCACGACATCACCATCGAGCAGTTGATGCGCATGACATCAGGTCTGGCGCTGGACGAGACCAATTCCGGCTTCGACCCGTCGAGCCAGATGGATATCCACCGCGACATGGCGGCGTTCGCGGTGCATGCGCCGCTGATCGCGCCGCCCGGCCAGCGCTGGGCCTATTCGAGCGCGAGCACCCAGATCCTGGCACGCATCATCCGCGATGCCGCCGGCGGTCCCGAGCAGGCGATCGAACTCGCGTGGCGCGAGCTGTTCCATCCGCTCGGCATGCGCAGCGCGACGCTGCAGTTCGACGGCACCGGCACGCTGCAAGGTTACGGCAACATGCTGGCGAGCGCGCGCGACTGGGCGAAGCTGGGGCTGCTCTATCTCGGTGACGGCGTCGCCGGGGACAAGCGCATCCTGCCCGAGGGCTGGGTGGCGATGTCGGCGGCCGCGACGCTGGACACCGACTATGGCGCGGGACTGTGGACGAACCGCAGCCAGCATTTTCACGCGCTGGGACGGGCGCGCGCCGGCATCCCGGCCGACGCGTTCTTCGCCTTCGGCCTGCTCGGCCAGCGGCTCGTGATCATGCCGAGCCAGCGCATGGTGGTGGTCCGGCTCGGCGATTCCGTGGATCCGGACGGCGACATCAAAGGCGTCGCCCGGCTCGTGCGCGAGGTGATTGCGGCGACCGCGGCGCCGGCGACGGCCGCCAAATAG
- a CDS encoding c-type cytochrome has translation MCQAAAAALTLLLVLAARPASAADLEAGKAKAELCAGCHGENGISQTENIPSLAGQQDQFIQWQLVFFRAGTRKNEAMKPIVDQLTNEDIRNLGAYFASLQPAKAPPDNDPDLSAKGAQAAAGRRCASCHLDSYAGTKGVARLAGQREEYLVKALHDYKSGQRVGGSQAAMTDVAYPLSDEEITALAHYLAHL, from the coding sequence ATGTGCCAGGCAGCAGCGGCCGCGCTGACGCTCTTGCTCGTGCTTGCGGCGCGTCCGGCCTCCGCGGCCGATCTCGAGGCAGGCAAGGCCAAGGCCGAGCTCTGCGCCGGCTGTCACGGCGAGAACGGCATCTCGCAGACCGAGAACATTCCTTCGCTCGCCGGCCAGCAGGATCAGTTCATCCAGTGGCAGCTCGTGTTCTTCCGCGCCGGCACACGCAAGAACGAGGCGATGAAGCCGATCGTCGATCAGCTCACCAACGAGGATATCCGCAATCTCGGCGCCTATTTCGCCTCGCTGCAGCCGGCCAAGGCGCCGCCCGACAATGATCCGGATCTGTCGGCCAAAGGCGCGCAAGCCGCCGCCGGCCGCCGCTGCGCCTCGTGCCATCTCGACAGCTATGCCGGCACCAAGGGCGTGGCGCGGCTCGCCGGCCAGCGCGAGGAATATCTCGTCAAGGCGCTGCACGACTATAAGAGCGGCCAGCGCGTCGGCGGCAGCCAGGCGGCGATGACGGATGTTGCCTATCCGCTGAGCGACGAGGAGATCACGGCGCTCGCGCATTATCTGGCGCATCTGTAG
- the ggt gene encoding gamma-glutamyltransferase, with product MTTFTIDRRRLLAGFMLLLAGCLPARALDSQTFDIPQPPGVTAPAQPPAHGMVVAQERIAAEVGQRILALGGNAVDAAVATGFAMAVTYPVAGNIGGGGFMVIHIARTNEDVAIDYRETGPAAITRDIFLGADGKPDNVKSRDSALSIGVPGSVAGLALALEKYGSGKFTLAQVLHPAIVLARDGIPVADDVAVTLPMMAPRLAKWKSSAAIFIRPDGTVLREGDQLIQRDLAATLTAIAEQGPRGFYEGPVADQLAKAIQDAGGIMTADDLKAYQPVLRTPVRGTYRGYDIVSMPLPSSGGTVLVEMLNILEGFPLAELKQGSPASLHLLIEAMKRAYADRARYLGDPAFVDAPVRAMLSKDYAARQRAGIDPAHATSAGDVLNTTPLREGSNTTHFSVVDNDGNAVSNTYTLNFPYGVGLVAEGTGVLLNNELDDFTAAPGASNAFGLVGFEANLPGPGKRPLSSMSPTIVLKDGKPVLVTGSPGGSRIISTVLQVIVDVLDYRMDVRQAVTAPRLHHQWMPDEVRIEKGFAEDVLAGLRARGHKLEEPMGRTSANSILVTSDGFVGAPDPRSKGATAAGR from the coding sequence ATGACCACGTTCACGATTGATCGACGACGGCTCCTTGCGGGTTTCATGCTGTTGCTGGCCGGCTGCCTGCCCGCGCGGGCGCTGGATTCGCAAACCTTCGATATCCCGCAGCCACCCGGTGTCACCGCGCCGGCGCAGCCGCCCGCACATGGCATGGTGGTGGCGCAGGAGCGGATCGCAGCCGAAGTCGGCCAGCGCATCCTTGCGCTGGGCGGCAACGCGGTCGATGCCGCCGTTGCCACCGGCTTTGCGATGGCCGTCACCTATCCCGTTGCCGGCAACATCGGCGGCGGCGGCTTCATGGTCATCCACATCGCCAGGACCAACGAGGACGTGGCGATCGACTATCGCGAGACCGGTCCCGCCGCGATCACGCGCGACATCTTCCTCGGCGCCGATGGCAAGCCCGACAACGTCAAGTCGCGCGATTCGGCGCTGTCGATCGGCGTCCCCGGATCGGTGGCAGGTCTCGCGCTGGCGCTGGAGAAATACGGCTCGGGCAAGTTCACGCTGGCGCAGGTGCTGCATCCGGCGATCGTGCTGGCGCGCGACGGCATCCCCGTCGCCGACGACGTTGCCGTCACCCTGCCGATGATGGCGCCGCGGCTGGCAAAATGGAAATCATCGGCCGCGATCTTCATCCGTCCCGATGGCACGGTGCTGAGGGAAGGAGACCAGCTGATCCAGCGCGATCTGGCGGCGACGCTCACCGCCATTGCCGAGCAGGGCCCGCGCGGATTTTATGAAGGGCCGGTCGCCGACCAGCTCGCCAAGGCGATCCAGGATGCCGGCGGCATCATGACAGCGGACGATCTCAAGGCCTACCAGCCGGTGCTGCGCACGCCGGTGCGCGGCACCTATCGCGGCTATGACATCGTGTCGATGCCGCTGCCGTCCTCGGGCGGCACCGTGCTGGTCGAGATGCTGAACATCCTCGAGGGCTTTCCGCTCGCTGAGCTGAAGCAGGGCTCGCCCGCCTCGCTGCATCTGCTGATCGAGGCGATGAAGCGCGCCTATGCCGACCGCGCGCGCTATCTCGGCGACCCCGCCTTCGTCGACGCGCCGGTGCGCGCGATGCTTTCGAAGGACTATGCCGCGCGCCAGCGCGCCGGGATCGATCCCGCGCACGCCACCAGCGCCGGCGACGTGCTCAACACCACGCCGCTGCGGGAGGGCAGCAACACCACGCATTTTTCGGTCGTCGACAATGACGGAAATGCCGTCAGCAACACCTACACGCTGAACTTCCCCTATGGCGTCGGCCTCGTCGCCGAGGGCACCGGCGTGCTGCTCAACAACGAGCTCGACGATTTCACCGCCGCGCCCGGCGCCTCGAATGCCTTCGGCCTGGTCGGCTTCGAGGCCAATCTGCCCGGCCCCGGCAAGCGGCCGCTATCGTCGATGTCGCCGACCATCGTGCTGAAGGACGGCAAGCCCGTGCTCGTCACCGGCTCGCCGGGCGGCAGCCGCATCATCTCGACCGTGCTGCAGGTGATCGTCGACGTGCTCGACTATCGGATGGACGTCCGCCAGGCCGTCACCGCGCCTCGCCTGCATCACCAATGGATGCCCGACGAGGTCCGAATCGAGAAGGGTTTTGCCGAGGACGTGCTCGCCGGTCTGCGCGCCCGAGGTCACAAGCTCGAGGAGCCGATGGGACGGACTTCGGCCAACTCCATCCTGGTGACGTCGGATGGATTCGTCGGCGCGCCGGATCCGCGCAGCAAGGGCGCCACCGCAGCCGGGCGCTGA
- a CDS encoding MATE family efflux transporter, whose amino-acid sequence MFVVPMMLSNTLQSLFGTINNVYLGQMIGVDALAAVSVFFPAMFFFVSFVMGLGSGAGVLIGQAWGAGEPAKVKQVAGTTLTIALLLGGLIAVLGGLFSRELLTALATPANILDAAAGYARIMMITMPLTFAYILLSSQMRGVGDTVTPLASLAASTTLGLVLTPVFIRGWLGAPVLGVASAAWASAISTLTTLAWLHVHLRRRKHPLAIDAAFLQGMLPDPKLLRAVLRLGIPAAIGMIVMSLAEMVLIGLVNGFGSDATAAYGAVNQVLGYVQFPALSIAISVSIFGAQAIGRGQAEQIGDIVRTGIEMNVVLTGGLVAIGYLFSRVLMGFFITDPAVIEVAQHSLHIVLWSSVLFGMSITFSSAMRASGTVWMPLAISAFAIAAIEVPAATWLSRSIGLDGVWLAYPITFAAMMLLQMSYYLLVWRKRTVRRMI is encoded by the coding sequence ATGTTCGTCGTTCCGATGATGCTGAGCAACACGCTGCAATCGCTGTTCGGCACCATCAACAATGTCTATCTCGGCCAGATGATCGGCGTCGATGCGCTCGCCGCGGTCTCGGTGTTCTTCCCGGCGATGTTCTTCTTCGTCTCCTTCGTCATGGGCCTCGGCTCGGGCGCCGGCGTTCTGATCGGACAGGCCTGGGGCGCCGGCGAGCCCGCCAAGGTGAAGCAGGTCGCCGGCACGACGCTGACCATTGCGCTGCTGCTCGGCGGCCTGATCGCGGTGCTCGGCGGCCTGTTCAGCCGCGAATTGCTGACCGCGCTCGCCACGCCCGCCAACATCCTCGATGCCGCCGCGGGCTATGCCCGCATCATGATGATCACGATGCCGCTGACCTTCGCCTACATCCTGCTGTCGTCGCAGATGCGCGGCGTCGGCGACACCGTGACGCCGCTGGCCTCGCTCGCCGCGTCGACGACGCTCGGGCTGGTGCTCACCCCGGTGTTCATCCGCGGCTGGCTCGGCGCGCCCGTGCTCGGCGTCGCCAGCGCCGCCTGGGCGTCGGCGATCTCGACCCTGACCACGCTGGCCTGGCTCCACGTCCATCTGCGCCGGCGCAAGCATCCGCTGGCGATCGATGCGGCCTTCCTGCAGGGCATGCTGCCTGATCCGAAGCTGCTGCGGGCGGTGCTGCGGCTCGGCATCCCCGCCGCGATCGGCATGATCGTGATGTCCTTGGCCGAGATGGTGCTGATCGGCCTCGTCAACGGCTTCGGCTCGGACGCGACGGCGGCCTATGGCGCGGTCAACCAGGTGCTGGGCTATGTGCAGTTTCCGGCGCTGTCGATCGCGATCTCGGTCTCGATCTTCGGCGCCCAGGCGATCGGCCGCGGCCAGGCCGAGCAGATCGGCGACATCGTGCGGACGGGCATCGAGATGAACGTGGTGCTGACCGGCGGCCTGGTCGCGATCGGCTATCTGTTCTCACGGGTGCTGATGGGTTTCTTCATCACCGACCCTGCCGTCATCGAGGTGGCGCAGCATTCGCTGCATATCGTGCTGTGGAGCTCCGTGCTGTTCGGCATGTCCATCACGTTCTCGTCGGCGATGCGCGCCTCCGGGACGGTATGGATGCCGTTGGCGATCTCGGCGTTTGCGATCGCCGCGATCGAGGTGCCCGCCGCCACCTGGCTCAGCCGCAGCATCGGGCTCGACGGCGTCTGGCTCGCCTATCCCATCACGTTCGCCGCGATGATGCTGCTGCAGATGAGCTATTATCTCCTGGTATGGCGCAAGCGGACGGTGCGCCGGATGATCTGA
- a CDS encoding 2-hydroxychromene-2-carboxylate isomerase yields the protein MSRPAPEFMFDFGSPNAYLSHEAIPAIVKRIGVQFYYVPVLLGGIFKATNNKSPAESLAGIKNKREFHEVETQRFLKRYHVKPWVWNPYFPVNTLNLMRAAIAAQLEGVFEAYVDAAFHHMWREPKKMDDPEIAIAAITSSGLDGAKLFARAQEPEVKAKLVENTQRAVERGAFGSPTFFVGNEMFFGKEQLRDVEDYILGR from the coding sequence ATGAGCCGTCCTGCGCCAGAATTCATGTTCGACTTCGGCAGTCCCAACGCCTATCTGAGCCATGAGGCGATCCCGGCGATCGTGAAGCGGATCGGCGTCCAGTTCTATTATGTCCCGGTGCTGCTCGGCGGCATCTTCAAGGCGACCAACAACAAGTCGCCCGCCGAGTCGCTCGCCGGCATCAAGAACAAGCGTGAGTTCCACGAGGTCGAGACGCAGCGCTTCCTCAAGCGCTACCACGTGAAGCCCTGGGTCTGGAATCCGTACTTCCCGGTGAATACGCTGAACTTGATGCGCGCGGCCATCGCCGCCCAGCTCGAAGGCGTGTTCGAGGCCTATGTCGACGCGGCGTTCCACCACATGTGGCGCGAGCCGAAGAAGATGGACGATCCCGAGATCGCGATCGCCGCGATCACATCCTCCGGGCTCGACGGGGCCAAGCTGTTCGCCCGCGCCCAGGAGCCCGAGGTCAAGGCGAAGCTCGTGGAGAACACCCAGCGCGCGGTCGAGCGCGGCGCGTTCGGCTCGCCGACCTTTTTCGTCGGCAACGAGATGTTCTTCGGCAAGGAACAGCTGCGCGACGTCGAGGACTACATCCTAGGCAGGTAA